The Brachybacterium huguangmaarense genome contains a region encoding:
- a CDS encoding LysR family transcriptional regulator, which produces MSPVNLTLRQLDYLVAVAEHGTVTAASHALHLSQSTVSTAIADLERHLKVTLFVRHARGLTLTRDGESIVAEARRLLRDAENLQSHASMLGSQLTGALHIGCYTTIAPFLVPGAVAAFGERYAAVDVTFSEGSRHQLLDQLVQGRSDVAVMYAYRFGNQLSELGHTATRLSAVPPYVLLPPDHRLADAETVTLTELAEDPFILFDLEPGGTYFLSLFDEAGLTPRIRFRTQSSELTRCLVARGIGFALLSQRPRTTVSYEGLEYVTKELVTRPEGLDVVAVTPGGSPPNRRVRAFIQVAREVLADHGTPDAATAAHSAEASAEPNVQTKFRSGG; this is translated from the coding sequence ATGTCCCCTGTGAACCTCACGCTGCGCCAGCTCGACTACCTGGTCGCGGTCGCCGAGCACGGCACGGTCACTGCGGCCTCGCACGCCCTGCACCTGTCGCAGTCGACCGTGTCGACGGCGATCGCCGATCTCGAGCGCCATCTCAAGGTCACTCTCTTCGTACGCCACGCCCGGGGCCTGACGCTCACGCGCGACGGGGAGAGCATCGTCGCCGAGGCCCGGCGTCTGCTGCGTGACGCCGAGAACCTCCAGAGCCATGCGTCGATGCTGGGCAGCCAGCTGACAGGCGCCTTGCACATCGGCTGCTACACGACCATCGCCCCGTTCCTCGTGCCCGGTGCCGTCGCCGCGTTCGGCGAGCGGTATGCGGCCGTCGACGTGACCTTCTCCGAGGGCTCCCGGCACCAGCTGCTCGACCAGCTCGTCCAGGGGCGCAGCGATGTCGCGGTCATGTACGCCTACCGGTTCGGCAACCAGCTCTCCGAGCTCGGCCACACCGCCACCCGGCTCTCCGCGGTCCCGCCGTACGTGCTGCTCCCTCCCGATCATCGCCTGGCCGATGCCGAGACGGTGACGCTCACCGAGCTCGCCGAGGACCCGTTCATCCTGTTCGACCTGGAGCCCGGCGGCACCTACTTCCTGTCCCTGTTCGACGAAGCGGGCCTCACCCCTCGGATCCGCTTCCGTACCCAGAGCTCCGAGCTCACCCGCTGCCTCGTCGCCCGGGGCATCGGCTTCGCCCTGCTGAGCCAGCGCCCCCGCACCACCGTCAGCTATGAAGGCCTCGAGTATGTGACGAAGGAGCTCGTGACCCGGCCCGAGGGTCTCGACGTGGTCGCGGTGACGCCGGGAGGATCCCCGCCCAATCGACGAGTCCGCGCGTTCATCCAGGTGGCGCGCGAGGTGCTCGCGGACCACGGAACACCCGATGCGGCGACCGCGGCTCACTCCGCGGAGGCATCGGCAGAACCGAACGTGCAGACGAAATTCCGTTCTGGTGGGTGA
- a CDS encoding MFS transporter: MTSAVLADERAMGKGLRTSVVAGSIGVLVHWFDWAVYAYMATTMAKVFFPEEDGTASLLSVFAVFAIAFFVRPIGSVIFGFLGDRFGRRTTLSLVIVVMAAGTLMLALIPGHQTIGIWAPILLIVARVIQGIAAGGEFGSAATFLAEYSPARRRGMGTSWLEVGSVLGFLLASFVVWLLHATLADDTILAWGWRLPFLITVPLALIGLFIRLRVEDTLEYRALEEQNTVPASPVTEAVRRNGLQILQTIGIETFMNCTFYVVLVYLLTYQEEIVALPADDAALLSTIASLVAIALIPLSGMVSDRVGRKPVLLTAAVLLIVAAIPLFALMRTGTMSAGFVATALLAAILAIILGTHSSTVAELFPTRTRQSGLSIAYSLASALFAGTLPYINTWLIDLTGSEMVPAYTLIVVGLVGLVTILTIPETRGIDLLHESDLAPAAAGASAPSSQRESRPATGRESEVEAW, encoded by the coding sequence ATGACGTCCGCAGTCCTTGCCGACGAGCGTGCGATGGGCAAGGGCCTGCGCACGAGCGTCGTGGCCGGTTCGATCGGCGTGCTCGTCCACTGGTTCGACTGGGCGGTCTACGCCTACATGGCCACCACGATGGCGAAGGTCTTCTTCCCCGAGGAGGACGGCACGGCGAGCCTGCTCTCCGTGTTCGCGGTCTTCGCGATCGCCTTCTTCGTGCGACCGATCGGGTCGGTGATCTTCGGCTTCCTGGGTGACCGGTTCGGGCGCCGGACCACCCTCTCGCTCGTGATCGTCGTGATGGCGGCGGGCACCCTCATGCTCGCGCTGATCCCGGGGCATCAGACGATCGGCATCTGGGCCCCCATCCTGCTGATCGTCGCGCGTGTCATCCAGGGCATCGCCGCCGGCGGCGAGTTCGGCTCCGCGGCGACGTTCCTCGCGGAGTACTCGCCGGCCCGGCGCCGGGGCATGGGCACCTCTTGGCTCGAGGTCGGGTCCGTGCTCGGCTTCCTCCTGGCCTCCTTCGTGGTGTGGCTGCTCCACGCGACGCTCGCCGATGACACCATCCTCGCGTGGGGCTGGCGCCTGCCCTTCCTGATCACCGTGCCGCTCGCGCTGATCGGCCTGTTCATCCGCCTGCGCGTCGAGGACACGCTCGAGTACCGGGCGCTCGAGGAGCAGAACACCGTTCCGGCATCGCCCGTCACGGAGGCAGTGCGGCGCAACGGTCTGCAGATCCTCCAGACCATCGGCATCGAGACCTTCATGAACTGCACGTTCTACGTGGTCCTCGTCTACCTGCTGACCTATCAGGAGGAGATCGTCGCCCTCCCCGCCGACGACGCCGCACTGCTGTCGACGATCGCCTCGCTCGTCGCGATCGCGCTCATCCCGTTGTCGGGCATGGTCTCGGACCGGGTCGGTCGCAAGCCGGTTTTGCTCACGGCCGCCGTGCTCCTCATCGTCGCGGCCATCCCGCTGTTCGCGCTCATGCGCACGGGCACGATGAGCGCCGGGTTCGTGGCGACCGCCCTGCTCGCGGCGATCCTCGCGATCATCCTGGGCACGCACTCCTCGACGGTCGCCGAGCTGTTCCCCACCCGAACCCGCCAGAGCGGCCTGTCGATCGCGTACTCGCTCGCGAGTGCCCTGTTCGCAGGGACGCTGCCCTACATCAACACGTGGCTGATCGACCTCACCGGCTCCGAGATGGTCCCCGCCTACACACTCATCGTGGTCGGTCTCGTGGGCCTCGTGACCATCCTGACGATCCCCGAGACCCGGGGCATCGACCTCCTGCACGAATCCGACCTCGCGCCGGCGGCAGCCGGAGCCTCCGCCCCCTCCTCGCAGCGAGAGTCGCGCCCTGCGACGGGGCGGGAGTCCGAGGTCGAGGCTTGGTGA
- the dnaB gene encoding replicative DNA helicase has product MTSTDAFETGPDRGLERTPPQDLAAERGVLGGMMLSKDAIADVVEQVVASDFYRPAHELIYEAIIDLYGRGEPADLVTVSDELTKRGELQRVGGGAYLADLIDMVPTAANAGYYAEIVAERATLRRLVEAGTRIVQLGYAADGGEVEEVINEAQAQVYAVTERNQSEDFVPLGEVILPTVDVIEATQGRGGQVTGIPTGFSEFDELTQGLHPGQMIIFAGRPAMGKTTLGMDVLRSAAIHNNQTACIFSLEMDKTEITMRLLSAESQVPMNRMRDGSMDDRDWQALARAMSRISNAPLYMDDSANMSLMEIRAKCRRLKQKHDLKIVVIDYLQLMSSGKRVESRQQEVSEFSRALKLLAKELEVPVIAISQLNRGSEQRTDKKPMMSDLRESGSIEQDADLIVLIHREDYYEKESTRAGEADLIVAKHRNGATKTIPVAFEGRYSRFKDMAGGGGGYAA; this is encoded by the coding sequence GTGACTTCCACCGACGCCTTCGAGACCGGCCCCGATCGCGGGCTGGAGCGCACGCCCCCGCAGGATCTGGCCGCGGAGCGCGGCGTGCTGGGCGGCATGATGCTGTCCAAGGACGCGATCGCCGACGTCGTCGAGCAGGTCGTCGCCTCCGACTTCTACCGCCCCGCGCACGAGCTCATCTACGAGGCGATCATCGACCTCTACGGGCGCGGCGAGCCCGCGGACCTGGTCACCGTCTCCGACGAGCTCACCAAGCGCGGCGAGCTCCAGCGGGTGGGCGGCGGCGCCTATCTCGCGGACCTCATCGACATGGTCCCCACGGCCGCCAACGCCGGCTACTACGCCGAGATCGTCGCCGAGCGCGCCACCCTGCGCCGCCTCGTCGAGGCGGGCACGCGCATCGTCCAGCTCGGCTACGCGGCCGACGGCGGTGAGGTCGAGGAGGTCATCAACGAGGCCCAGGCCCAGGTCTACGCGGTCACCGAGCGCAACCAGTCGGAGGACTTCGTGCCGCTCGGCGAGGTGATCCTGCCGACCGTCGACGTCATCGAGGCGACGCAGGGGCGCGGCGGCCAGGTCACCGGCATCCCCACCGGGTTCTCGGAGTTCGACGAGCTCACGCAGGGCCTGCATCCCGGGCAGATGATCATCTTCGCGGGGCGCCCCGCGATGGGCAAGACGACCCTGGGCATGGACGTGCTGCGCTCCGCCGCGATCCACAACAACCAGACGGCCTGCATCTTCTCCCTCGAGATGGACAAGACCGAGATCACCATGCGCCTGCTGTCGGCCGAGTCGCAGGTGCCGATGAACCGCATGCGCGACGGCTCGATGGACGACCGCGACTGGCAGGCCCTCGCGCGCGCCATGTCGCGGATCTCCAACGCCCCGCTGTACATGGACGACTCGGCGAACATGTCGCTCATGGAGATCCGCGCCAAGTGCCGGCGGCTCAAGCAGAAGCACGACCTGAAGATCGTCGTCATCGACTATCTGCAGCTCATGAGCTCGGGCAAGCGCGTCGAGTCGCGTCAGCAGGAGGTCTCGGAGTTCTCGCGTGCCCTCAAGCTGCTCGCCAAGGAGCTCGAGGTGCCCGTCATCGCGATCTCCCAGCTCAACCGCGGCAGCGAGCAGCGCACGGACAAGAAGCCGATGATGAGCGACCTGCGCGAGTCGGGCTCGATCGAGCAGGACGCCGACCTCATCGTGCTCATCCACCGCGAGGACTACTACGAGAAGGAGTCCACGCGGGCCGGCGAGGCCGACCTCATCGTGGCCAAGCACCGCAACGGCGCCACCAAGACCATCCCGGTCGCCTTCGAGGGCCGCTACTCCCGGTTCAAGGACATGGCCGGCGGAGGCGGAGGCTACGCCGCCTGA
- a CDS encoding ABC transporter permease translates to MLATAIRLLTQLRHDHRSLALVAVLPVVLISIAYALFDGAEPLVDRLQLDMMGVFPLILMCLLTSVAMLRERTSGTLERLMTTPITPWGLIGAYALAFGLLAAAQVAILSAWCFWALDLDIAGPVLAVLLVGVVNALMGVALGLFASAFARTEFQAIQMFPVLVIPQILLCGLFGRREDMAGWLQPVSDVMPLRYSVEALEQLRDHSDLTSTYWADLGIVAAVVVGVLVLASLTLRRRSA, encoded by the coding sequence ATGCTCGCCACCGCGATCCGGCTGCTGACCCAGCTCCGTCACGACCACCGCTCGCTCGCGCTCGTCGCGGTGCTGCCGGTCGTGCTCATCTCGATCGCCTACGCCCTGTTCGACGGCGCGGAGCCGCTCGTGGACCGTCTCCAGCTCGACATGATGGGCGTGTTCCCGCTCATCCTCATGTGCCTGCTGACGTCGGTCGCGATGCTGCGCGAGCGCACCTCGGGCACGCTCGAGCGCCTGATGACGACGCCCATCACGCCCTGGGGCCTGATCGGCGCGTACGCGCTCGCCTTCGGCCTGCTCGCGGCCGCGCAGGTGGCGATCCTGTCGGCCTGGTGCTTCTGGGCGCTCGACCTCGACATCGCCGGGCCCGTCCTGGCGGTGCTGCTCGTCGGCGTGGTCAACGCCCTGATGGGGGTCGCCCTCGGGCTGTTCGCCTCCGCGTTCGCGCGCACCGAGTTCCAGGCCATCCAGATGTTCCCCGTGCTGGTCATCCCGCAGATCCTGCTGTGCGGGCTGTTCGGACGGCGCGAGGACATGGCGGGCTGGCTCCAGCCGGTCTCCGACGTGATGCCGCTGCGCTACAGCGTCGAGGCCCTCGAGCAGCTCCGCGACCACAGCGACCTGACCTCCACCTACTGGGCCGACCTGGGCATCGTCGCGGCGGTCGTCGTGGGCGTGCTCGTGCTGGCCTCCCTCACGTTGCGCCGACGCTCGGCGTGA
- a CDS encoding ABC transporter ATP-binding protein yields MDGLTVVRGRVPVLSDLTCAMFPGRVTGLLGPSGAGKTTLMRAIVGTQKFAGGRVTVLGETAGSASLRRRIGYVTQAPSIYRDVSVLDNLRYFARVIGAPTSRISEVVAAVGLEGYERRLAGSLSGGQTSRVSLACALVGSPDVLVLDEPTVGQDPVLREELWDRLRARAAGGACVLVSSHVMDEAERCDDILLLRDGALLAAGTPHEIRSRAGAENLDAAFLALIREESDGARAPDGSRSDERGAR; encoded by the coding sequence GTGGACGGCCTGACCGTGGTGCGCGGCAGGGTCCCCGTCCTGAGCGACCTGACGTGCGCCATGTTCCCGGGCCGCGTGACCGGCCTGCTGGGGCCCTCGGGGGCCGGCAAGACCACGCTCATGCGGGCGATCGTGGGCACCCAGAAGTTCGCGGGCGGGCGGGTCACCGTGCTCGGCGAGACGGCGGGCAGCGCCTCGCTGCGCCGCCGGATCGGGTACGTCACCCAGGCCCCGAGCATCTACCGCGACGTGTCCGTGCTCGACAACCTGCGCTACTTCGCCCGCGTCATCGGCGCCCCCACGTCACGCATCTCCGAGGTGGTCGCCGCCGTCGGGCTCGAGGGCTACGAGCGGCGGCTGGCGGGAAGCCTCTCCGGTGGCCAGACCTCTCGCGTCTCGCTCGCGTGCGCCCTCGTCGGCTCGCCGGACGTGCTCGTGCTCGACGAGCCCACCGTCGGCCAGGACCCCGTGCTGCGCGAGGAGCTGTGGGACCGGCTGCGCGCCCGGGCGGCCGGCGGCGCGTGCGTCCTCGTCTCCTCGCACGTCATGGACGAGGCCGAGCGCTGCGACGACATCCTCCTGCTGCGCGACGGTGCGCTCCTCGCCGCCGGCACCCCGCACGAGATCCGCTCCCGCGCCGGCGCCGAGAACCTCGACGCCGCGTTCCTCGCCCTCATCCGCGAGGAGTCGGACGGCGCCCGGGCGCCGGACGGCTCGCGATCGGACGAACGGGGCGCACGATGA
- a CDS encoding mycothiol transferase, whose protein sequence is MNGIDILKDAAGRPLEAAEALRDALTAEVLNAHVGGHANSVAWLLWHVGREIDAQVADLSGQEQVWTAQGFEEKLGLDGIGSAMGYGMSEDEARAVTVDEPGPLLDYVAAATGALQDYLDTLGDEDLGEVIDENWDPPVTRGVRLMSVVIDAAEHVGQAAYVVGVPEKA, encoded by the coding sequence ATGAACGGAATCGACATTCTGAAGGACGCCGCCGGCCGGCCGCTCGAGGCCGCCGAGGCGCTGCGGGACGCTCTCACGGCCGAGGTGCTCAACGCGCACGTCGGCGGGCACGCCAACTCCGTCGCGTGGCTGCTGTGGCACGTCGGGCGCGAGATCGACGCCCAGGTGGCGGACCTGAGCGGCCAGGAGCAGGTGTGGACCGCCCAGGGCTTCGAGGAGAAGCTGGGCCTGGACGGCATCGGCTCGGCCATGGGGTACGGCATGAGCGAGGACGAGGCGCGTGCCGTGACCGTCGACGAGCCGGGCCCGCTGCTCGACTACGTCGCCGCGGCCACGGGCGCTCTCCAGGACTACCTGGACACCCTGGGCGACGAGGACCTCGGCGAGGTCATCGACGAGAACTGGGATCCGCCGGTCACGCGCGGGGTGCGCCTGATGAGCGTCGTCATCGACGCCGCCGAGCACGTGGGCCAGGCGGCCTACGTGGTCGGGGTCCCCGAGAAGGCCTGA
- a CDS encoding GNAT family N-acetyltransferase, whose amino-acid sequence MSIDVHEDARGSRYVAVEDGREVGLLTFTRRRGVFELIHTVTDPDERGHGVASTLAGRAFDDARERGERVRIICPFVESWLQRHPEQADIVTYD is encoded by the coding sequence ATGAGCATCGACGTGCACGAGGACGCCCGCGGCTCCCGGTACGTGGCCGTCGAGGACGGCCGCGAGGTCGGGCTGCTGACCTTCACGCGCCGCCGCGGGGTGTTCGAGCTGATCCACACGGTCACCGATCCCGACGAGCGCGGGCACGGCGTGGCCTCGACCCTCGCGGGGCGCGCGTTCGACGACGCGCGCGAGCGCGGCGAGCGGGTGCGGATCATCTGCCCCTTCGTCGAGAGCTGGCTGCAGCGCCATCCCGAGCAGGCCGACATCGTCACGTACGACTGA